The DNA window TTCATTCTTCATAACATTGtctgtaatattttattatggtAGAATGGTCCACTGGATGAAACACCACTTTTTAGACCAGGTCTCCTGAAGGAGATTGATTTCAGTAAAGTCCATGCCAAATTCAAGCCACCTGTATCACCTACCAATCCTGGAGAAGATTTGGTAATGAGACCACTATGTCCTGCAGACTTTGATAAAGGTGAGTTGACCAATCATAGGTGTTGACTATTGGCAGACACATACAATTGTCTAAAGGTACCTCAATCTACAAGTggtagttacatgtatgtcaccatGTTACTTGATTACGAGTCTACAAGTGGTAGTTGTGTCACCATGTTACTTGATTACTAGTCTACAAGTGGTAGTTATGTCACCATGTTACTTGATTACTAATCTACAAGTGGTAGATGTGTCACTATGTTACTTGATTACTAATAATCCACAAGTAGTAGTTGTTTCTTGATTACTAGTTTAGATTAGTCAACTTGATTTTATTAAGCAATCAAGTTTGCTTACTGTCATTGGGATTGTGACAATCACTCAaggaacaacaaaataaaaaacaaacgacactAAATGAAGGAAAtataggtaaataaagaaatggaACTGTATTctccacatcagattttaatcacacTGGTCAATATTATGTAAAAACATGCATATATCCATACTTAAAGGTTACATGTTATGTTGCAGGGTTTATGACTTTACTTACACAACTGACAGTAGTTGGTGATGTCTCAAGAGAACAATTCTTAGGtaagttgttgttattttgattcTTTGCATTTGATGGTACAACATAGAATAATTGGTGTATTTCTAAAggaaacatgtatgtaaaaccCAAGGTGGATCTTGTATTAAAGTTATCATAAGTGAATTATGATGAGTGTATGCAGTATCAAGTTGGGATGTTTGTGCTTCTTGCCTCAACTAAAagtaaatgaacaaaaacaacTATCTTGCCTGATCCAAAAGTGtccaaagtaaaaaaaaaaattgagaatttATTGTTTGATCCAACAGTCTCATTATGAAATGATATTCACACATAAATCAATTGATGAAAGTGTCATTGGAATGCCTTGAATAACTGTTGAATTCACTGAAACTTCAGAAAATGCAGTGcttcattttcaaattcaatattgtacactaTAGAATATTGAAATTCTTGGCAAATGATGTCATAACTACTGGTAGCCATATTACATGTCAGCGTGATCTTCATCATGTGACCACACTAAGTTAGTGTAGTATATGTAACATGACACATGCAGGTTCCCAAGTGATATTCCATGTGGTAAAATGGCTTCTTGATGACCTTTCTTGTGTTCTACAGCTAGGTATAATCAAATGAAGGCCTGTCCAGATACATACTATATTGTTGTTATAGAAGACACATCAACAGGAAAGATTGTTGGAACAGGAAGTGTTATCAAAGAACAAAAATTCATCAGGGCATGTGGAGCGGTATGTAGTTTTTCCATGACAAAAACAGCTTTAGAAATTACACAGGAAACTGGCATTTTCTGTACCACTTTAGGATTGCATGGATAGAGAGTTAGAATTGCCACAACTCTTTAACATCTATCCACACTGTAAACATTGTTATGCTGTTGGTTGGCACAGAAAGAGTGAGATTTCAGTGTGGTGTTTCAGTGATAGCCTTAGTAACATTGACCTTTTCGTATTGTCAGACTCtgtatttttcacttttttaaagtaatttttttacaaCTACTTGCCAGtccaaaatattgtaaattcatCAGGCACATAAACTTTtacaatatttgtgaaattacatgtaatatttagtagtctagctgctagaccttgaGTTTTCTTCCGATGCAATCTTCATGAAGGATGGCACACCCGAGGTCTAGCTAAAGTCATCTCCACATTCCAGGAATATAAATAACGGCCAATCAGTTAATAAAGGCCGTCCCCTTGAAGCAATAGCATTATGATAGTaactgttatattttattttgctttgttttaGAGGGGCAAAATGGAGGAATTTGTTGTGGATAGTGCATACAGGGGAAAACAACTTGGAAAATTGTAAGTAAATCAAATAACATGGTGTTGAAATCAGTGATCTTATGGCAGCATGTGCCTTGGGGACCAacttccctgaaaatcaaataaCATGGTGTTGAAATCAGTGATCTTATGGCAGAATGTGCCTTGGGGATCAACTTATGGCAGCATGTGCCTTGGGGACCAACTTCCCTGTAACtcaaagttcttaaaatctctcttactttaccatatgaaagcttgttcctgatTCTTATAAAAATGAAACCCCTTAATGAAAGGTTTGTCAGACAAATCTCGGACTTTGCAAAATGTTTCAAAAGTGTAATTTCAGGATTTATTGTCACCACCTTAGAATcccatttcaaaattttggaGATATGGTTATGGTGTAGATTTTGCTTAGTTTGTTTCACAATATCAACATATTTGACATGCTTTGAAGATGAGACCCCATGCAAATCTTTCGTGTCTTGATAGTGAATCACAAGATTGGGCCCCACATAACCCTTTCATGTCTTGATAGTGAATCATTCTTGCTATCTTCTTATTTCTTTTGTTGCAATTTGtgagtccccgccggacgaagtccggggcggggacttatggattgggttccgtctgtccgtgcgtccatgcgtccgtccgtccgcagccgtttcttggagatgcctggaccgattttttttcaaacttggtacagggacaacatacaatggcatacatatgcacgtcaatttgtttcatgatacgatccaatatggccgcctagcagccattttgtttgcaaattttccctgtctaaagccataactcatacatgcttgagcagatctcattcaaagtttgtattaggacagtgttctatgacatacatatgcacattcattgttgttatgatacgatccaatatggccgcctagcagccattttgtttgtgaattttccatgtccaaagccataactcggacatgcttgaacagatctcatttaaagttggtattaggacagtgttctatgacatacatgtgcatattcattgttgttgtgatatgatccaatatggccgcctggcagccattttgtttgcgatttttctatgtccaaagccacaattcagacatgcttgaacagatctcattcaaagttggtattaggacagtgttctatgacatacatgtgcatatccattttcatcgtgatacgatccccatacccgacccatcctttattgttgtaggcatgttccatgtccaacaagcagacacaacatatctaagtttgtttgatttaggttcacaagtgttgttgcgtgatcagagtagtgataattccttaaaacccaatcatagcggggactgtgtcactctcaatgacttgttaaatTTATATGTTAACCTTAAGTTCAACTGTATCAATAACTAttacataaaaatgtattttgatgacTTTTCATTTTTCTAGATTATTCGAGACACTCTTTCTCCTTGCCAACGAAATTGACTGCTACAAGTGCTCACTTACATGCAAGCCAGAGAACATTGctttttatgaaaaatttggTTTTAAAGTGGACCCAGAGAGCTTTATGCAATACAGATTTTAAAAAGaggaatacaaatgtacaaatataacgTAAATCTGGTGCTGTCAAAATATCTCACAAGAATTGGTTGGCTAATGTTGAGAAGAAGACATATTGACAATGTTCTAAGAAGTCTGGATATGATGATAATGGACACTGCAATTAATTTTGATTCTGAGtcgaaaataattaaaaatatagaTACTGTGTGTTTTGGATCTATGATGTTCTGAAAGGACAGGCATCTCTATCTGTGAATGTATGATTTCCAATAGACCATAGTAGACAGGGACACTTGTCATATATTATCTCTTGATTTTCCAAGGGAATGACATGTTACACTGCTTTTGCAAGCTGTGGTGGATTTGGTATCACATTCATTGCTTATTTTCCAATGCAGAACATCTTGATTGTGTGAATGTATGGAATGTATTTTACTGCAACTTTTACATGTTGACACAAGACTGGTgtataaatcaatcaatgaaatccAATAGATTTtgtatctatacatgtacatattaacatCAGCATCCAATATTTATTCCCTGTGAATGGTACACAATCACATAGTGCTACCAATAACAACACTGTAGTGTTCAAATATGCATATATGATTCTTGTATACTGTGGTCAATTATCCTCTCATCAAAGTGTATGACATCAGACTAACAATATTATAATCATGTGGCTATCCAATTCATTACTCTTCATCATGTCAGCAATGATGTCTATAATATAAACTCAAAGGGCAGTTGTTACATGGTGCAGACAATAATACTGTACAAACTTTGATTTTCCTAATATTTAATGAGCTTCAGACCCGACTCTTTGAAGTGTTGTTTCCAGAAGCATATTTTCTAATATTGACATTACAAAAAAGTTTTAATGAATGTCttactttttttttagaatattttaaatataattttattaacattattaaatTAAGTCAATCATTCAGCATATTAATATTAAGCAAAATTGTATTTTCTTAAAAcatattcttttattttcaacatatgaaatcattaattatgcatttaTTTTGGTGTGGTTGCAACTTACAAATAATTCTAACTTTGGCATTCAAATAAGATTATCCTATTAACTTCATGTTATGAGCCTGACCAGTTCAACAGATGTACAGAATCTCAACAGTATTTACCCAAGTCTACACACGctaagaaataatttattttaaaataatattctttCCACTAACTAGAATTCATGTTGCACAACAAGTTTaattaaaaaataccgccaatgatCCACTCTCTTAACATTTCTTTAATCTTGTCATTGTATTTTAAATGTGTGATATTATGGAATGTAGACCAGGTACAAATGTGCCAATCTTTCTGGGCTCCAAATTTCAGATACACTTGAGTTTGATGAAAGAAATGATGTCCTGCATATTGAAGTATATTTGTACCTACATATACATGGAGCCTTTCTTGTTTTGCAAGACATGGAATTATGTTGTATTGTTATGAAAATTGAAAGTATGCCATGGGATTACTATTGTACATAAATATCCAAATTTCTAGTACTTTGCATTCATATTAAGTATCGACTCAAATTGTCACTAGTTGATTCAACACTGATATACCTCTGCAAGACTATCATTCCACCAAAACACTTTATAGGATACAAATTTTACAGTAATTTAAAGTCAGTCTTCCATACAGGCACATTTTACTGTGCAGGCAGATATATCAAGTGCTGGGAATTTCAGGTTTCACATTCCATAGCCTCTAACAACAATCAAAAAGGGCACATACAAGAATTGTTACGGTGCAATAAATTGTTAGTCAGTATTTTcaatatatcatttcaaatgtaaagTTTTTAACTATTTTTGAATAAATTCACCTTATTCATTTCAGTAATATGACATGCGACACTTTTCAAGAaattatttgtatgtgtgtataatgtGTCTTGTTGAAGGAGAGAGGTTGAATTACTCATGTCAAAACATGCAATTTTATTAAAACCATTAGAAATGTCAAATATCCATCTTGAATCTACATACATTAGATTTTGCAATCACAGTCATATGTATTGAAAGTGAACACTCCAAAATCTAAACCTATGTTCAgttcaataaaatgtatgttttctatCATACCAACACTCCTAAGTGAATTCATCCTTTCAAAGGATGCTTCAATTAATTGGTCAAAGAAATAGTTGgggcagtgtgccctctgatgatagccaaatttggtTGTTTTGAATCAAattgagaaaaactgggatttcttgtgagtcagcacatagtaagagataggagaacaccaaattttggtgcgttactagaaattatgtgtgtcagtggcacgtcaaattggcgtAGAGGGCACACTTGTTGGGAGACAATGTTGTCACTTATTACAGCAAGTTCATATTATGAGATCTTCAAACCCTAAAGTATAAAATGATAATATCCTGTAGGAGGGTGGGTGCAATAGTAGAACAATGGCTAAAGCATTACCCATACAACAcatgattatgcaaatatgattGGGTAAAGCATTACAATTATTCTAGTTTCTCCTTTACCACAGcttgtacattttcaaaaaaattagaGTCCTTTACGCTTTGCTTTTGGATTGCGTTGATAGAGTTCATATGCAAATTCCTCTTGATGCACAGGATCAAAGTCTACACTTATGTGGTCAATTTCCAAAGCAAATTCACCATCTATAGCATCAGCAATTGTAAAGGAAATGGCATTCACTCTCTCTAAGTCTGCATACACTTGCCTGTCTTGAATACGACCCTTATGTGTAAGAAAGAACTTTGAAAATGGTATCTGAAAAAAATGGATAAAAGGAACATTATGCATGACATATTTTGGATTGGGCAGTGCAAATTTTCAGAAAATGGTTACCTAAAAATTTTGTCACAAaagtgaaaagtgaaaaatCTTAATAATGCCTTGATTGTCTCACTGtaaggacacacacacacacacacacacacacacattttcattcttctttcaccaagtagagtgctcaatcagcTGGGGGAGCACAATACATAcgtaaaaatgaaagaagacgtgtctgttattaaaactgaaataacagactcgtattctttcattttttacaaatacacacacacacattacatcgTCTGATATCAAGGGCTGGTGACAAGTCACCACTGAATTTTCTAAACCATCTGTTGATACACAAGTTTCTCCTTCACACAGCGCCCGCAGGTGCTATgcttgccgggcctgggtgactcttgGATAGCCTGTGaaatgactgggaaagccttgacagttccacagcaacatGATATATAGtaccaaacctgaatggatctcagtagcatttgtgtgtttgtgtgtttttgtctgGATAACATTAACAGGAAATCGCTGGGAgtaattcccagcacaaaaatttatttaaagaagaaaaaaaaagtttctccTGTATAAGTCTATTCTCACATGTAGGACTTCATTTTAAAACTACATAGCAATCAGTTGCCCATAGCCAATCATGCGATGTGTGACTTACTTTGACATCCTGCCAATAAGGTCCACCTTTGGTAAAAAGGAAAAAATTCCACATGTCATCTTTGTTGTCGCTGAAGAAACTCTCAGTGATAAGATTTATCATATATGACCTGCCATCGCCTCGGACTCTCATCCTCAAGATGTTGAATGGTGACAGATCCAGCTGTATCTTCCTATCAAATGATCGCTGCAAGAAAGAATACAGTATAAGAAATTGAACCATGTCAGAATTAATGGAGCAATCTAATTTATGTCACTGACTCTATGGTACATACCTAAAATGTTCCCTCATAACCAAAAATATTGCAGCCCTGCACATAAATCATGAAAGAAAGAGTTCCCTCTGCATATGCACATGTTATTTTGACAGTATTTGATAAAGGGGCCTGGGGATCATGTGGTTACCACACTACTGGAGGAgtatatgtatgtcattgtaCTACAATGTTAAAAGTACATTTTCATATCTTCATTAATATCAACATTGTTCAAAGCCATTTACTTGAGAAAAgaatgtaattatgtttatgaTGAAAGTGAAGTCTTAACAACTATAAAAGCTTCTTTATTCCTACAATTAGTGTATGTCTAACGTcttcattttttgtatgtaaaaatCTTGCTTTGAAAGTCTCAATAAAACAAAGAGTACAGAAAACACAGCTGAGGGAGATACCTGTTTTTATACAATTTTCAATCTACTGAACCTTCTTCATATCAAATCACACTCCCTAATAGTAATATGAGGCTCGCAGGTCTGGGTTTATTTCCCACTGGCCATCATAAAGATGCTAGTACATTTATGATGTTTCATATCTATACTTACATACAACTGTTTTGATTTAATGGTGCAATAACCACTATACTCAGTTTCGCCATCTCTTGGTACTTCGGTGCACAAAACTCCATGAAAGAGACCTTTATTGTTCTTACTAAGAGTGAACTCAGCTGTGCTTTTCCCACCTTGATCCTTGTCAGTAGCCACAACGAATGTACTCAAACTTTCTTGGTCTTCAAATTTCCACAGAGTTCTGTATCGATTTGTTATAAGTCCTAATTCTGGTGATTTTAATTTTACCACCATTTCCTTCCATAGCTTGTCTAACTGCACACCCAGATTTGAGAAGTCTGACTTGTGAGCACATGGGATGACTGTCGACTTCACATTAACATTGAATAACTGTCGAACTAGACAGGACCGAGTCCTTGCAATCCTGCAGATACGTGCAGCAAGCATTTTGATGTCTGACGCcctgataatttttttaaagctaAGCTAAGCAATGGGAAATTCACGATCAGTTTTAAGGAGATGCGTGTTAAAAATTTGATTTACTACCACTTTGATTTATTCAGTTCATAAGCACCATTTCACACCTGTACATTCCTgcaggaaaaaaaatatgatttgataATTATCATTGGACTCAATTCATTGTTGTTCTCTCCAATTTAATAATACTGTGTATGATACACATATCACTACATAGGCCAATGTCTAGCCTAAACCTCTGAGATTTCAGTGCAATTTAATACAACAGAAGTGGTTGTTGTTGCATAGCACTCACATTTAGCACAAAATGGAGGTCAAATTGTAAGCAGTTAATACCAAAACATTTCATCAATGAAAACATTTACATGAATAATTATTAACACATAGCTCTTCACTTTTGTGCTAATGTATAATAAATctataacaacaaaatataccatTCCTGGTCAAGAGTACACATCAGACTAAAAAGTTGAGGAATGAGATTTATGACTATACTTTTTATCAATTGTGAAccttttatatttcattttgtttttcaaaatttgtacaacacatacacatttgtGGCACACTCTCTGGTAGTGTGTGTAACGTAATAAAGATTGAAATGATTGAATAATACTTTATTACTAAGTATTACACTAATAATAGTACTATACCTTTGGATACAGTAtggtaaaaaacaacaacaataaaaatgctaacaacaacacatctactGTTAAAAACAGTAACAAAAGTAACCATCATTCCTGCAAAAGAATGATGACACGattgcacatgtatgtcaatgcagtacacatacatacactggtAGTACTTCTAGTAGTAGTCCCACTGGTTTCATACTAAGTTAGTACtatagtactactactagtagctaGTTACAAGAAACTGACATAGCCAATAAATTATgttcatgataaaattgtgcATAACCAAAGACGTTGGAGAGCTGTCTCCAACGTCTATGGCATAACCAATGAAGCAGGCTAGTGAAGCCTGGATCACGATCACCAAACAAGTTTTGAGCTTTGATTTTACCTGTGCATCATGCTGCTAAAGTGTGACCATAATGGGCTAGGAGGCCCCATCCCATAGTGCAGTGCAAACAAGTCTCCCTAAGATTATATTGATTAGATGGAAAAGATTCATCACATTTGACAATATTTCTcgtatattaataaataaaatattaacacATCTAAACTTCCAATGTAATTTGCCTTCAGGgtatattacacaaaatattctgTACAACCAGACAAATTTACTGATATAATAATTATCAAGCTAGAGGAGCAGGGGTCAAAGGTATACTTTCAAACAGGAAGTGTCGTACGTTTCAAAAGTGATATGGAACGGAAGGTCTGAAAGACATTCACAAATTTCTTTTTCGTAGAAGCTGTTCACGGCCTTTTGTTTGGCCCAACATCTTTACTTCATCATGGGTTCTAGATCCTCTATCCTCCTAAGGGACGAAGAAATTGAACAAATACGAAAAAACACTGGATGTACGTATTCGTTTCGAATATTTGCTTGCGTTGACCCGAGTGTTACACTGTTACTGTTGTTCGTTACGTCATGGCGATTTTATACTGTGAAATGTTGACGGTAGATTTCCGTCTACGTCCTTCCACGTATGCATGTAACCCGGTCATTGGTCGTGGACATGACGATGTGAATAGGTATtagcatggaggtataaggggagatgGTATTAGGTAGTTGTAAATGTGACCAAGTGAGCCGCTGCTGACTAGTCATTCTAAGATAGGGTACAATAATGATACATTCGACTCGAAGTGTTTCTTGTTG is part of the Glandiceps talaboti chromosome 2, keGlaTala1.1, whole genome shotgun sequence genome and encodes:
- the LOC144447938 gene encoding glucosamine 6-phosphate N-acetyltransferase-like, whose amino-acid sequence is MENGPLDETPLFRPGLLKEIDFSKVHAKFKPPVSPTNPGEDLVMRPLCPADFDKGFMTLLTQLTVVGDVSREQFLARYNQMKACPDTYYIVVIEDTSTGKIVGTGSVIKEQKFIRACGARGKMEEFVVDSAYRGKQLGKLLFETLFLLANEIDCYKCSLTCKPENIAFYEKFGFKVDPESFMQYRF
- the LOC144447929 gene encoding complex I intermediate-associated protein 30, mitochondrial-like, translated to MLAARICRIARTRSCLVRQLFNVNVKSTVIPCAHKSDFSNLGVQLDKLWKEMVVKLKSPELGLITNRYRTLWKFEDQESLSTFVVATDKDQGGKSTAEFTLSKNNKGLFHGVLCTEVPRDGETEYSGYCTIKSKQLYRSFDRKIQLDLSPFNILRMRVRGDGRSYMINLITESFFSDNKDDMWNFFLFTKGGPYWQDVKIPFSKFFLTHKGRIQDRQVYADLERVNAISFTIADAIDGEFALEIDHISVDFDPVHQEEFAYELYQRNPKAKRKGL